Proteins co-encoded in one Vibrio aquimaris genomic window:
- a CDS encoding DMT family transporter, with protein sequence MNERRAIGLGLSAVLLWSTVATAFKLTLAELTPIQMLTVASTVSTLALTLICAWQRKLSSISSTFLANPFYYILLGVINPLSYYLILFKAYDLLPASQAQAINYSWAITLTVMAAVFLKQTIRRQDWVACALSYFGVIVIATKGDILSMTFDSPLGVGLALLSTLLWAGYWILNTKNKADPIVAVLLGFLVATPCALLISWIEGASWNHISSQGWLAATYVGLFEMGITFVLWLSALKLTQNTARISNLIFASPFISLVLLATIIKEHIHPTTLIGLVLIIAGLVIQQMRFRRKNQYEPSC encoded by the coding sequence ATGAACGAACGTCGTGCAATCGGTTTAGGACTATCTGCTGTACTTTTATGGTCGACTGTGGCCACAGCCTTCAAGCTCACCTTAGCAGAGTTAACACCTATACAAATGCTCACTGTCGCAAGTACAGTTTCGACACTTGCATTAACTTTAATATGCGCTTGGCAAAGAAAGTTATCTTCCATTAGTTCAACTTTTCTCGCCAATCCTTTCTATTACATCTTGCTTGGGGTAATTAACCCCTTGTCATACTACCTTATTCTGTTCAAAGCTTATGACCTGCTGCCAGCCTCACAAGCTCAAGCGATCAATTACAGTTGGGCAATCACACTGACTGTTATGGCTGCTGTATTTCTCAAGCAAACAATACGCAGGCAAGACTGGGTTGCGTGTGCTTTAAGTTACTTTGGAGTCATTGTTATTGCGACTAAAGGTGACATTTTAAGTATGACCTTTGACAGTCCGCTTGGCGTAGGCCTCGCCCTACTATCGACTTTATTATGGGCGGGTTACTGGATACTCAATACTAAGAATAAAGCCGACCCTATAGTAGCGGTTTTGCTAGGCTTTCTCGTCGCAACGCCGTGTGCACTGCTGATTAGCTGGATAGAGGGCGCTAGTTGGAACCATATTTCTTCACAGGGCTGGCTAGCAGCAACATACGTGGGCTTATTCGAAATGGGTATCACCTTCGTTCTCTGGCTAAGTGCATTAAAACTTACCCAAAATACCGCACGGATCAGTAATCTTATTTTTGCGTCTCCCTTTATTTCCCTAGTGCTACTTGCAACAATCATCAAGGAGCACATCCACCCAACCACCTTGATAGGGCTTGTACTTATTATTGCAGGCTTAGTCATCCAACAAATGAGGTTTAGGAGAAAGAACCAATACGAGCCTTCGTGTTAG
- a CDS encoding HDOD domain-containing protein, translated as MSYQALISRINELPRIESVLQELLEMVNSDQIDFSELAKKMAMDQVLLARVLRMANSAQFGGVKGVSNINDAIVRIGTGAIRNLISSSILASTFPKLETLNIKDYWASTFEVATVAGALAKEVKIDPNEAFIAGILHNIGELMIHSLEPEKALEINRRVEKGSNPIEVQRDVLGADAQQLGAALAESWKFPAELIDAIANVNHPNKAVESKRLACLVFLARDIHQSWDSMSAKEKLGYLKKHKAAIALNLDSNLTEKIDAVRGQGSEMAYQLF; from the coding sequence ATGAGCTATCAAGCGCTAATTTCAAGAATCAATGAACTGCCTAGAATAGAGAGTGTGCTTCAAGAGCTTCTTGAGATGGTAAATAGCGATCAGATTGATTTTAGTGAGTTGGCAAAAAAGATGGCCATGGATCAAGTTTTGTTAGCTAGGGTGCTGAGAATGGCCAATTCTGCTCAGTTCGGCGGCGTTAAGGGTGTGTCGAACATTAATGATGCAATCGTACGAATCGGTACTGGGGCTATTCGCAATTTAATATCCTCATCAATTCTGGCTTCTACCTTCCCTAAGTTGGAAACACTTAATATCAAAGACTACTGGGCCAGTACTTTTGAGGTAGCGACTGTCGCTGGTGCGTTAGCGAAGGAAGTCAAAATTGACCCAAACGAAGCTTTTATCGCTGGGATATTACATAATATCGGTGAGCTTATGATTCACTCTCTTGAGCCAGAAAAAGCTTTGGAGATCAATCGGCGTGTTGAAAAGGGTAGTAATCCTATAGAGGTACAGAGAGATGTCCTTGGGGCCGATGCTCAGCAGCTTGGAGCTGCTTTAGCTGAGAGTTGGAAGTTTCCTGCCGAATTGATTGATGCGATTGCCAATGTTAATCACCCCAACAAGGCTGTAGAGTCGAAACGATTGGCCTGCCTAGTCTTTCTGGCTAGGGATATTCACCAAAGCTGGGATTCAATGAGCGCTAAAGAGAAGCTGGGGTATTTAAAAAAACACAAGGCTGCTATAGCGCTGAACCTAGACTCTAATCTAACAGAAAAAATTGATGCAGTTAGAGGCCAAGGGAGTGAAATGGCATACCAGCTGTTTTAG
- a CDS encoding winged helix-turn-helix domain-containing protein: MILFNTLSSKLSNRNTSAKIGYREAQVLELLIQHSPNVVKKCDIIQHAWGNQYVGETSLAKSISSLRHALLKLGANESPIVTVPKVGYRLINDCIACDTQKTVQREAIQKAFVDISAPRSKVTVDDQPNSIFHHYRFSICYLSAFILLFSASLLAFSKSYGWHWENVNSKHSLIIRKIDMIDVIRTPDTHLNPELLALISKHQCRCVVYFEQNDQYAELSIMDRNRRRSINIFYTHGQPHIVSNQILSFLEESQL, translated from the coding sequence ATGATTTTATTTAATACCCTTAGTAGCAAACTCTCCAATCGTAATACAAGCGCCAAGATTGGTTATCGAGAAGCACAAGTATTGGAGCTTCTAATCCAACACTCTCCCAATGTTGTTAAGAAATGCGACATCATCCAACACGCTTGGGGAAATCAATATGTTGGCGAGACTTCTCTTGCTAAAAGCATCAGTTCACTGCGACATGCTCTGCTGAAGTTAGGTGCCAACGAATCGCCCATAGTTACCGTGCCCAAAGTAGGTTATAGACTAATTAACGACTGTATTGCTTGCGATACGCAAAAAACGGTCCAGAGAGAGGCCATACAAAAAGCTTTTGTTGACATATCAGCACCTAGAAGCAAAGTCACAGTTGACGATCAACCTAACTCCATTTTTCACCACTACAGGTTCTCTATCTGTTATCTCTCCGCTTTTATCTTGTTATTTTCCGCGAGCCTACTCGCTTTTAGTAAATCCTATGGCTGGCACTGGGAAAACGTAAACAGTAAGCACTCACTAATAATAAGAAAAATAGATATGATTGATGTCATTCGTACTCCAGATACTCATCTAAATCCAGAGCTTCTCGCCTTAATTTCCAAGCATCAATGCCGCTGTGTTGTGTACTTCGAACAAAATGATCAGTATGCGGAGCTATCAATAATGGACAGAAATCGTCGCCGCTCTATCAATATCTTCTACACTCATGGGCAGCCACATATAGTCTCAAACCAGATATTAAGTTTTCTTGAAGAGAGTCAATTATGA
- a CDS encoding aerolysin family beta-barrel pore-forming toxin, which produces MPTIKVPLFSIAIFIFSSTSLHAKIYPDQLVIDTLGEDICRSEYRPINRFEAAQHKDYLVARMGKWQITGLDDNWVIMGPGYYGKIKQDLSNHQTWCYPKKAISGIPHYQSRSISEGNELDIQYRLVTNQENFVKPLSYLAHYLGYAWVGGNHGQYVGEDMDIRREGDNWVIQGNQDGTCNGYRCNEKTKMTISNFAYTLNKDDFWHGDVTESSRELVKTITAVARNYTDIPQQVVVDLKVNESTNWSKSNSFGFAQKVTTENTFKWPLVGDTKLTINLESNQSFASTNGGSDSENIMLQARPMVPANSEIPIRVELYRASISYPYRFGANISYDVTFNGFLRWGGNAWFTHPSNRPNHTHTFTMGRASNHSADLRYQWDHRYVNGEVKWWDWSWAINEYGLENMQHTTGASLRPFYSYVSGEFYAESQFAGSIEIGQASAIKKQHLHTERPVDVSSDFDKQELDRLGFSNAEFSIKVVNE; this is translated from the coding sequence ATGCCAACCATCAAAGTGCCCTTGTTCTCTATTGCTATCTTCATTTTTTCAAGCACAAGTCTTCATGCAAAGATTTATCCCGATCAGCTTGTTATTGATACGCTTGGTGAAGATATTTGCCGGTCAGAGTATCGCCCAATAAATAGGTTCGAGGCAGCTCAACACAAGGATTATCTCGTGGCTCGAATGGGCAAATGGCAAATTACGGGACTTGACGACAATTGGGTGATTATGGGCCCAGGTTACTATGGAAAAATTAAGCAGGATTTATCAAACCACCAGACTTGGTGCTACCCCAAGAAAGCCATCTCTGGCATCCCTCACTATCAATCCAGATCAATAAGCGAAGGTAATGAGCTTGATATCCAGTACCGACTTGTAACCAATCAAGAAAATTTCGTTAAACCACTTAGCTATCTAGCACACTATTTAGGTTATGCGTGGGTAGGCGGCAATCACGGCCAATATGTCGGAGAAGATATGGATATAAGGCGTGAAGGTGATAATTGGGTAATTCAAGGCAATCAAGATGGTACCTGTAACGGATATCGCTGCAACGAAAAGACCAAAATGACCATAAGTAATTTTGCCTACACCCTTAATAAAGATGATTTTTGGCATGGTGACGTCACCGAGTCATCTCGCGAGCTGGTCAAAACCATTACTGCTGTGGCGAGAAACTATACCGACATCCCCCAACAGGTTGTGGTTGATCTAAAAGTTAACGAGTCTACAAACTGGTCAAAATCAAACAGCTTTGGTTTTGCGCAGAAAGTGACGACCGAAAATACCTTTAAATGGCCTCTGGTTGGCGATACTAAGCTGACCATCAACCTTGAATCCAACCAAAGCTTTGCCAGTACCAATGGCGGATCAGACAGCGAGAATATCATGCTTCAAGCAAGACCTATGGTACCCGCAAACTCTGAAATTCCAATTCGAGTTGAGCTTTATCGCGCAAGCATCTCTTACCCTTATCGTTTTGGGGCGAATATCAGCTACGACGTTACATTCAATGGGTTTTTGCGTTGGGGCGGTAATGCATGGTTTACGCATCCTAGTAATAGACCAAATCATACCCACACCTTTACCATGGGACGAGCTAGCAACCATTCTGCCGATCTTCGCTATCAATGGGACCATAGATACGTTAATGGTGAAGTGAAATGGTGGGACTGGAGCTGGGCAATCAATGAATATGGCCTTGAAAATATGCAGCACACAACAGGCGCAAGTTTAAGACCATTTTACTCCTATGTCTCTGGGGAGTTTTACGCTGAGTCTCAATTTGCTGGAAGTATAGAAATAGGCCAGGCCAGCGCCATTAAAAAACAACATCTACATACAGAAAGACCTGTTGATGTGTCGAGTGACTTTGATAAGCAAGAACTCGACAGACTGGGTTTTAGCAACGCAGAATTCTCCATCAAAGTTGTCAACGAGTAA
- a CDS encoding sensor histidine kinase, protein MSSSRNIKQALISAEKKLLLRFIGLLLFCLLLVELAVGMLFFYDLYRAETKILTSMASEYQRILKYDSAQRLTHVLEANPERLIDNKISVFVTEANKPDQVTLIVGDEMLSPDLGSRAQQQESGNWIERFIFNPYLVVPVKGDTQNFWLVLDNQKRYVIAFENWITTVYAMLVMLVITSIFTQRIIRNAMTPLVTLGNLLEQLRHGKLDSIEPIKAPQGLSIVSASVQEGVTSLHHTTTVLNTTVDAIAHDIRTPLSRIMLSSQTALMSEEDTDESKVKEALADCAEQAMQASNMLTALMKLNDERVGKRKIKKVSTNINEVVEKVSSWFEDVAEQKNITLMTTSVEEVVIESDPDKLTQVLVNLVDNAIKYTPEGGQVTVDIEKSCDKGVAIHVIDTGIGIEYKYQSLIFERLYRVDTSRSNTEGYGLGLSIAAAMVDNLGGTIKLSSQVGQGSRFSIVLSHS, encoded by the coding sequence ATGTCCTCAAGTCGTAATATTAAACAGGCGCTTATCAGTGCTGAAAAGAAGTTATTACTGCGCTTCATCGGTTTGCTTTTATTTTGCCTGCTACTGGTAGAGCTCGCTGTCGGCATGCTTTTTTTCTATGATCTTTATCGCGCTGAAACCAAAATACTTACCTCTATGGCCTCGGAATATCAGCGCATATTGAAATATGATTCTGCGCAGCGTTTAACTCATGTGCTGGAAGCAAACCCAGAACGTTTGATTGATAACAAGATTAGCGTGTTTGTGACTGAAGCTAACAAACCAGATCAAGTAACGCTTATCGTCGGAGATGAAATGCTTTCACCTGATCTTGGTTCAAGGGCGCAGCAACAAGAGAGTGGCAATTGGATCGAACGCTTCATTTTCAATCCTTATCTTGTTGTGCCAGTAAAAGGCGATACACAGAACTTTTGGTTAGTGCTTGATAACCAAAAGCGTTACGTGATTGCGTTTGAAAACTGGATAACGACCGTGTACGCAATGCTTGTTATGTTAGTGATTACTTCAATCTTTACCCAGCGGATTATTCGCAATGCTATGACCCCTTTGGTGACATTAGGCAACTTGTTAGAACAGCTTCGTCACGGTAAGTTAGACAGTATAGAGCCGATCAAAGCACCGCAAGGGTTAAGCATTGTTAGTGCAAGCGTTCAAGAAGGAGTGACCAGTTTGCATCATACTACGACAGTACTTAACACCACAGTTGATGCTATTGCTCATGATATTCGTACTCCTTTATCTCGAATTATGCTGTCTTCGCAAACCGCTCTCATGAGTGAAGAAGATACCGATGAGAGTAAAGTAAAAGAGGCTTTAGCTGACTGCGCTGAACAGGCGATGCAGGCTAGTAATATGCTGACCGCATTGATGAAGTTAAATGATGAGAGAGTAGGGAAGCGTAAGATAAAAAAAGTCTCAACCAATATAAATGAGGTGGTAGAAAAGGTATCAAGCTGGTTTGAAGATGTCGCTGAACAAAAGAATATCACTCTAATGACTACGTCAGTTGAAGAGGTGGTGATTGAATCAGACCCAGATAAGCTGACTCAAGTTTTAGTTAATTTAGTGGACAACGCGATCAAATATACACCTGAAGGTGGGCAAGTTACTGTCGATATTGAAAAGTCGTGTGATAAAGGTGTGGCAATTCATGTTATTGATACAGGAATTGGAATTGAGTATAAATACCAATCACTCATTTTCGAAAGATTATATCGAGTTGATACGAGTCGCAGTAACACTGAGGGTTATGGACTAGGGCTATCAATCGCCGCGGCTATGGTAGATAACTTGGGTGGGACGATTAAACTATCGTCACAAGTTGGCCAAGGCAGTCGATTTAGTATTGTGCTATCGCATAGTTAA
- a CDS encoding response regulator transcription factor, with protein MKILLIEDDAHIARFLLNGFQQEGCTVTHTVNGVDGLHEASTESYDVIILDLMLPLKTGFEVLEQYRGQGYTTPIIILSAKHSVEERVVGLKAGADDYLVKPFAFPELLARCQSLFRRGKQSSPQSYELKYYDLTLDLMKHSLVRAGKAIALNQREFLLMKLLLENPEVVLSKTAILEQVWGHQFDPQTNVVDVLVCRLRSKVDKGFDKPLIHTLRGVGYVLKS; from the coding sequence ATGAAAATATTGTTGATAGAAGATGATGCTCATATCGCTCGTTTCCTGCTTAATGGGTTCCAGCAAGAGGGGTGCACAGTAACCCATACGGTTAATGGTGTTGACGGGCTGCACGAAGCAAGCACGGAGTCTTATGACGTGATTATCCTAGATCTGATGTTACCGCTGAAAACAGGTTTTGAAGTGCTCGAACAGTATCGAGGCCAAGGGTATACAACACCAATTATTATTCTCAGCGCGAAACATTCGGTGGAGGAAAGAGTCGTTGGGTTAAAAGCTGGCGCGGATGACTATTTAGTTAAGCCCTTCGCTTTCCCTGAGCTTTTAGCGCGGTGTCAGTCGCTCTTTCGCCGAGGAAAGCAAAGCTCACCTCAGTCTTATGAGCTGAAATATTATGATCTGACTTTGGATTTGATGAAACATTCATTAGTGAGGGCGGGTAAGGCTATCGCTTTAAACCAGCGAGAGTTTTTATTGATGAAGCTTTTATTGGAGAACCCAGAGGTTGTGTTGTCAAAAACCGCGATACTAGAGCAAGTTTGGGGGCATCAATTTGATCCTCAAACCAATGTGGTTGATGTGTTGGTTTGCCGCTTAAGAAGTAAGGTTGATAAGGGTTTTGACAAACCGCTGATTCACACACTGAGGGGAGTTGGCTATGTCCTCAAGTCGTAA
- a CDS encoding GlcG/HbpS family heme-binding protein yields MKNLKQNALVTALGLFSAALSFSSAAAEKNQTVSVNQISSTAAFSLVKEAVHKCELDGYKVTATVVDLSGNVLAQLRSDGAGVHTLESSRKKAFTVASMKQPSGNLMNLIADKPILQPLQNMDDNLLFLAGGVPVQVNNAIVGAIGVGGAPGGHLDTACAESAIKTVL; encoded by the coding sequence ATGAAAAACTTAAAACAAAACGCGCTAGTTACCGCTCTTGGTCTGTTCTCTGCTGCCCTATCTTTTAGCTCTGCAGCAGCAGAAAAAAACCAAACTGTTTCTGTTAATCAAATTTCCTCAACAGCGGCATTCTCGCTGGTTAAGGAAGCCGTGCATAAGTGTGAGCTTGATGGATATAAAGTGACAGCAACTGTAGTTGACCTGTCAGGTAACGTACTTGCTCAGCTGCGCTCTGATGGTGCAGGCGTTCATACTTTGGAAAGCTCGCGCAAAAAAGCCTTTACCGTGGCAAGCATGAAACAGCCTTCTGGGAATCTGATGAATCTGATCGCCGACAAACCTATTCTTCAGCCACTGCAAAACATGGATGACAACTTATTGTTCTTAGCAGGTGGTGTACCAGTCCAAGTTAACAATGCCATAGTAGGTGCTATTGGCGTGGGTGGCGCACCGGGTGGTCACTTAGATACAGCCTGCGCAGAAAGCGCAATTAAAACGGTACTTTAA
- a CDS encoding Hsp20 family protein, with product MNSIDLTPLYRTTIGFDRMAALINSALSSDPIPSGYPPYNIEMLNNCEYSITLAVAGFSQDDIDIQVENGLLTIKGEKESTDNEQSKLLYQGIANRSFERRFNLAEYVEVTSADMKDGLLTVHLKKEIPEAMKPKRIEISVNKKEAIEHKK from the coding sequence ATGAACTCAATTGATTTAACACCACTTTACCGTACTACAATTGGATTTGACCGTATGGCAGCATTAATCAACAGTGCGCTGAGTTCAGATCCCATCCCCAGTGGGTATCCTCCCTACAATATTGAAATGCTAAACAATTGCGAGTACAGCATTACACTTGCAGTAGCTGGCTTTTCGCAGGACGACATCGACATCCAAGTAGAGAATGGATTGCTCACAATCAAAGGCGAGAAAGAAAGTACTGATAATGAGCAAAGTAAGCTGTTGTATCAAGGCATAGCAAATCGCTCATTTGAACGACGCTTTAACCTCGCTGAATATGTAGAAGTCACTAGTGCCGATATGAAAGATGGGCTATTGACTGTGCACCTTAAGAAAGAAATACCTGAAGCTATGAAACCAAAGCGTATTGAAATCAGTGTAAACAAAAAGGAGGCGATTGAGCATAAAAAGTAA